The following are encoded together in the Serratia sp. UGAL515B_01 genome:
- a CDS encoding TerC family protein yields MEWIADPTIWAGLATLVVLEIVLGIDNLIFIAILAEKLPKKQRDKARIIGLLLALLMRLALLASISWLATLTTPLFTAVGRSFSVRDLIMLVGGTFLLLKATMELNERLEGKDEELHGSRKGARFWPVVAQIVVLDAVFSLDSVITAVGMVDHLAVMMIAVCIAIGLMLLASKPLTRFVNAHPTIVILCLSFLLMIGFSLVAEGFGYSIPKGYLYAAIGFSVMIESLNQLAQFNRRRFLSKMRPLRERTAEAVLRMLSGKHEEAEIDSHSAQQLVDSHNENGEIFNQQERHMIERVLGMAQRTVSSIMTSRHDVEYLELNDPQEKLTQLLEKNQHTRIVVTEDDASNEPLGVIHTIDVLKQQLQQSQLDLRALVRQPLIFPEQLTLLSALEQFRQAKTHFAFVVDEFGSVEGVVTLTDVMETIAGNLPEAEEEIDARHDIQQTTDGCWIANGHMPLEDLVLYVPMQIEEKREYHTLAGLLMEHCQRIPREGEQLKIGDYLFEPLEISSHRIVKVKITLLVVPDEDEEV; encoded by the coding sequence ATGGAATGGATCGCAGATCCGACAATTTGGGCCGGCTTGGCCACCCTGGTTGTACTGGAAATAGTTCTGGGGATAGACAATCTTATTTTTATCGCCATTCTAGCGGAAAAATTACCAAAAAAACAAAGAGATAAAGCAAGAATTATTGGTCTACTGCTGGCACTGTTGATGCGCTTGGCATTACTAGCATCAATATCTTGGCTTGCTACGCTAACCACACCATTATTTACCGCTGTTGGTCGCTCTTTTAGTGTTCGTGATCTGATCATGTTAGTCGGCGGTACCTTCCTGCTGCTTAAAGCAACCATGGAGTTGAATGAACGGCTGGAAGGCAAAGATGAAGAGCTGCATGGCTCACGCAAAGGCGCTCGCTTCTGGCCCGTTGTTGCGCAAATCGTGGTGTTGGATGCCGTGTTCTCACTGGATTCAGTGATCACTGCGGTAGGTATGGTTGATCATCTTGCGGTGATGATGATTGCGGTCTGTATTGCTATCGGCCTGATGCTACTTGCCAGCAAACCACTCACACGCTTTGTCAATGCCCACCCGACTATTGTCATCCTTTGTCTAAGTTTCTTGCTGATGATAGGTTTCAGCCTTGTGGCAGAAGGTTTTGGTTACTCTATTCCGAAGGGCTATCTCTATGCAGCAATTGGTTTCTCGGTAATGATCGAGTCCTTAAACCAACTTGCGCAATTCAATCGCCGCCGTTTCCTTTCAAAAATGCGACCACTGCGTGAGCGTACGGCAGAAGCCGTATTACGTATGTTAAGTGGCAAACATGAAGAGGCGGAAATAGACAGCCATTCTGCGCAACAGCTGGTCGATAGCCACAATGAGAATGGCGAAATATTTAACCAGCAGGAACGCCACATGATTGAGCGTGTTCTGGGGATGGCACAGCGAACTGTCAGCAGTATCATGACCTCACGCCATGACGTTGAGTACCTTGAGCTTAACGATCCGCAAGAAAAACTGACCCAGTTATTAGAGAAAAACCAGCATACACGCATTGTCGTCACGGAAGATGACGCCAGTAACGAACCACTAGGAGTGATCCACACGATTGATGTTCTGAAACAACAGCTGCAGCAATCGCAGCTGGATTTACGTGCTCTGGTGCGTCAACCGCTGATCTTCCCAGAACAGTTGACGCTGCTATCAGCACTGGAACAGTTCCGCCAGGCGAAGACTCATTTTGCTTTCGTGGTTGATGAATTCGGTTCAGTAGAAGGCGTAGTGACTTTAACTGACGTGATGGAAACTATCGCTGGCAACCTGCCAGAGGCTGAAGAAGAGATCGATGCTCGCCACGATATTCAACAAACCACAGACGGTTGCTGGATCGCCAACGGCCACATGCCGCTAGAAGATCTGGTGCTGTATGTACCGATGCAGATTGAGGAAAAACGTGAGTATCATACGCTGGCAGGCTTGTTAATGGAGCACTGCCAACGTATTCCACGTGAAGGTGAGCAACTGAAGATTGGTGACTACCTATTCGAACCATTGGAAATCAGCAGCCACCGAATAGTGAAAGTGAAAATCACACTGTTAGTGGTGCCGGACGAAGACGAAGAGGTTTAA
- the dcuC gene encoding anaerobic C4-dicarboxylate transporter DcuC, with product MLELLIGAVVAVGVGRYIIKGYSAIGVLMVGGLLLLAISALMGKNVLPASATSTGWRATDIVEYVKILLMSRGGDLGMMIMMLCGFAAYMTHIGANDVVVKLASRPLQMINSPYLLMIAAYFVACLMSLAVSSATGLGVLLMATLFPLMVNVGISRGAAAAICASPAAVILSPTSGDVVLAAKASEMPLVDFAFKTSLPISIAAIICMAIAHFFWQRYLDRKNNEQHHIMDVSEITTHAPGFYAILPFTPILGVLVFDGKWGPELHIITVLVICMFFTAVIEFIRSFNAKTVFSGLEVAYRGMADAFASVVMLLVAAGVFAQGLSTVGFISGLIGLAQSFGTGGIVMMLVLVVITMLAAMTTGSGNAPFYAFVELIPKLAAQMGINPAYLAIPMLQASNLGRTLSPVSGVVVAVSGMAKISPFEVVKRTSVPVLVGLIVVIVATELLVPIHR from the coding sequence ATGCTAGAACTCCTGATTGGTGCTGTAGTGGCTGTTGGTGTAGGCCGCTATATTATTAAAGGTTACTCCGCGATAGGAGTACTGATGGTTGGTGGCCTTCTCCTGTTGGCAATCAGCGCATTAATGGGCAAAAATGTGTTGCCTGCCAGCGCGACTTCGACCGGGTGGCGAGCGACTGATATCGTCGAGTATGTCAAAATTCTGCTGATGAGCCGCGGCGGCGATCTTGGCATGATGATTATGATGCTGTGCGGTTTTGCTGCTTATATGACGCACATCGGTGCCAATGATGTGGTGGTGAAGTTGGCTTCCCGCCCGTTGCAAATGATCAACTCCCCTTATTTACTGATGATAGCGGCCTATTTCGTCGCCTGCCTGATGTCATTGGCCGTGTCTTCTGCAACGGGACTGGGTGTGTTACTGATGGCGACCCTATTCCCGCTGATGGTCAATGTGGGTATCAGCCGTGGAGCCGCCGCAGCTATCTGTGCTTCACCGGCGGCAGTCATCCTTTCGCCAACTTCGGGCGATGTGGTGTTGGCGGCGAAGGCGTCTGAAATGCCGTTGGTTGATTTTGCTTTCAAAACATCGTTACCTATTTCAATCGCTGCCATTATCTGCATGGCGATCGCACACTTCTTCTGGCAACGCTATCTCGACAGAAAAAACAACGAACAGCATCATATTATGGATGTCAGCGAAATCACCACCCATGCTCCCGGTTTCTACGCGATCCTGCCTTTTACCCCCATTCTGGGGGTGTTGGTATTTGATGGCAAATGGGGCCCTGAGTTGCACATTATTACCGTGCTGGTGATTTGCATGTTCTTCACTGCGGTTATAGAGTTTATCCGCAGTTTCAATGCGAAAACGGTGTTTAGTGGCCTGGAAGTGGCTTACCGTGGTATGGCTGATGCCTTTGCCAGCGTAGTCATGCTGTTGGTTGCTGCGGGTGTTTTTGCCCAAGGGCTGAGTACCGTTGGCTTTATAAGCGGCCTGATCGGCTTGGCGCAGTCCTTTGGTACTGGCGGTATTGTGATGATGCTGGTGCTGGTAGTGATCACTATGCTGGCAGCGATGACAACCGGCTCAGGTAACGCACCGTTTTATGCGTTTGTTGAACTGATCCCGAAACTTGCGGCACAGATGGGGATTAACCCCGCTTACCTGGCTATTCCAATGCTGCAAGCTTCTAACCTGGGCCGAACGCTTTCTCCTGTTTCTGGCGTAGTGGTGGCGGTTTCCGGTATGGCGAAAATCTCTCCATTCGAAGTGGTGAAACGCACATCTGTGCCGGTTCTTGTTGGTTTGATTGTGGTGATCGTTGCCACCGAATTGCTAGTGCCAATACATCGATGA